A genome region from Mesorhizobium sp. B2-1-8 includes the following:
- a CDS encoding ABC transporter permease, whose product MLLSPYPTTGERIRVTLLWLWCGLVMLFLLVPILIPVPLSFNSGAFFIFPLEGLSTRWYEVVLGTQRWQSAIGNSLIVAFGTTLIATTLGTLTAIALSDEKFPGRRIIMPLLLSPLIVPVVITAVGSYLFYARVGLASTYAGIILAHTALASPFVVVTVGASLTGFDRNLMRAAAISGARPLTSFFRVMLPLILPGVLSGAAFAFVTSFDEVVVVQFLASASQRTMPLEMFIGLREKLSPAITAAATLMMALSIILLVVANLLARRGRKASNR is encoded by the coding sequence ATGCTGCTCTCCCCCTACCCCACCACCGGCGAACGCATCCGCGTCACCCTGCTCTGGCTGTGGTGCGGGCTGGTGATGCTGTTCCTTCTGGTGCCGATCCTCATCCCGGTGCCGCTCTCGTTCAACAGCGGCGCTTTCTTCATCTTCCCGCTCGAAGGCCTCTCGACGCGCTGGTACGAGGTGGTGCTCGGCACGCAGCGCTGGCAGTCGGCGATCGGCAACAGCCTGATCGTCGCATTCGGCACGACGCTGATCGCAACGACGCTCGGCACGCTGACGGCGATCGCGCTTTCCGACGAGAAATTCCCGGGGCGCCGCATCATCATGCCGCTGCTTTTGTCGCCGCTGATCGTGCCGGTGGTGATCACCGCCGTCGGCTCGTATCTGTTTTACGCCCGCGTCGGTCTGGCCAGCACCTATGCCGGCATCATCCTGGCGCATACCGCGCTTGCCAGCCCCTTCGTGGTGGTGACGGTGGGCGCGAGCCTCACCGGCTTCGACCGCAACCTGATGCGTGCCGCCGCGATTTCCGGGGCCAGACCGCTGACATCGTTCTTCCGGGTGATGCTGCCGCTGATCCTGCCCGGCGTGCTTTCGGGGGCGGCCTTTGCCTTCGTCACGTCCTTCGATGAGGTGGTCGTCGTGCAGTTCCTGGCCAGCGCCAGCCAGCGCACCATGCCGCTCGAAATGTTCATCGGGCTACGCGAAAAGCTGAGCCCCGCGATCACCGCCGCCGCGACGCTGATGATGGCGCTGTCGATCATACTCTTGGTGGTCGCCAACCTGTTGGCGCGGCGCGGCAGAAAGGCATCTAACCGCTGA
- a CDS encoding bifunctional hydroxymethylpyrimidine kinase/phosphomethylpyrimidine kinase, producing MADLEGRRLFNKNNQLVGRSPSHTLRIIELALLVGAERAADEGGAVRQGQELLGAGARAVLIKGGHASGPRSTDILLRSNQEPIRFDTPRLAASMRGTGCMLASAIAAHLAKAYPLEDSARKGKLFVFERLEKHAAL from the coding sequence TTGGCGGACCTGGAGGGCCGCCGTCTTTTCAACAAAAACAATCAGTTAGTGGGTCGTTCGCCCAGCCATACCCTTCGTATCATCGAACTGGCGCTGCTTGTGGGCGCAGAGCGCGCTGCCGACGAGGGCGGCGCGGTCAGGCAGGGCCAGGAATTGCTGGGCGCGGGTGCGCGGGCCGTGCTGATCAAGGGCGGTCATGCATCGGGACCCCGATCGACCGACATCCTATTGCGCTCCAATCAAGAACCGATCCGCTTCGATACGCCGCGCCTTGCCGCATCGATGCGCGGGACGGGCTGCATGCTGGCCAGCGCCATTGCGGCGCACCTGGCGAAGGCGTACCCGCTTGAAGACAGCGCGCGTAAAGGCAAGCTTTTTGTATTCGAGAGACTGGAGAAGCATGCAGCCTTGTGA
- a CDS encoding SDR family NAD(P)-dependent oxidoreductase: MKRFEQKVAIVTGGGGGIGSAISHRLADEGAFVAVIDMDLSSAGSVASDISAKGGKARAICADISNAVACADLVADVLRINGRIDILANNAGINRRGNLLTLTEGDWHACFDVNLHSMFYLCRAVLPHMIERGGGAIINTASQWGLHPAPNHIAYNVTKAAVASFTQNLARDYAPHKIRVNAVCPGEIHTPMLEAGVKRSGRTIADLDRLVPFGRIGKPEEVAALVAFLASDEAQFMCGSLVEITGAQAVA, encoded by the coding sequence ATGAAGCGGTTCGAACAAAAGGTCGCCATCGTCACGGGTGGCGGTGGCGGGATCGGATCGGCGATTTCACATCGCCTCGCCGATGAAGGCGCCTTTGTCGCGGTTATCGACATGGACCTGAGCTCGGCTGGTTCCGTGGCCTCCGACATCTCCGCGAAAGGCGGCAAGGCGCGCGCAATCTGTGCCGATATTTCCAACGCGGTTGCCTGCGCCGATCTGGTTGCGGATGTCCTGCGCATCAACGGACGCATCGATATTCTTGCTAACAACGCCGGCATCAACCGGCGCGGCAACCTGCTCACTCTAACCGAAGGCGACTGGCACGCCTGCTTTGACGTCAATCTGCACTCGATGTTCTACCTCTGCCGGGCCGTGCTGCCGCACATGATCGAGCGTGGCGGTGGTGCGATCATCAACACCGCATCACAATGGGGGCTGCATCCCGCGCCCAACCATATCGCATACAATGTGACGAAAGCCGCGGTTGCGTCCTTCACGCAGAACCTCGCCCGCGATTACGCGCCGCACAAGATCCGCGTCAACGCCGTGTGTCCGGGCGAGATCCACACGCCGATGCTGGAGGCTGGCGTGAAGCGCTCCGGCAGAACGATTGCCGACCTCGACAGGCTTGTCCCATTCGGCCGGATTGGAAAGCCAGAGGAAGTCGCAGCACTCGTTGCCTTCCTCGCGTCGGACGAAGCCCAGTTCATGTGCGGATCGCTTGTCGAGATTACTGGTGCACAGGCCGTGGCTTGA